One genomic region from Anabaena sp. PCC 7108 encodes:
- a CDS encoding bifunctional diguanylate cyclase/phosphodiesterase, with translation MTTNQLLKLQSGNINTPNLNDEMFLDISHELRTPLTVIQVALELLSCGKLGTLSQQEQRLVEIAANNAERLMKLTNAIEREPEAQTTFLSGEELAQLRLERDMKLAIAQDEFKLCYQPIVCIKNGQILGFEALIRWQHPTLGLISPDKFIPLAEKSGLIIEIDAWVLQAACRQLRNWQRQFPNYFDSLTVSVNLSSQQLALPNLVAQVKHILQDAGLQSQNLVLEITETAMVENAVTAKQTLENLRKLGVRIYIDDFGTGYSSLSRLYELPLDVLKIDRSFVQKLDLSTGKHVVRAIINLAHDLGIEVIAEGVETVEQILKLQLLGCTKGQGYFFAKPLENHEATDLLWKLAVNT, from the coding sequence ATGACTACTAATCAGTTGTTAAAGCTGCAATCTGGGAACATTAATACCCCAAACTTGAACGATGAAATGTTCTTGGATATCAGTCATGAGTTGCGTACCCCGTTGACTGTCATCCAAGTAGCCCTAGAACTTTTAAGCTGTGGTAAGTTAGGTACTTTGTCTCAACAGGAACAACGGTTGGTAGAGATTGCTGCTAACAATGCCGAACGGCTGATGAAATTAACGAATGCTATTGAGCGAGAACCAGAAGCTCAAACCACATTCCTCTCTGGGGAAGAACTAGCTCAACTCCGATTAGAACGAGATATGAAATTGGCTATAGCTCAGGACGAGTTTAAGCTTTGTTATCAGCCAATTGTTTGCATAAAAAATGGGCAAATTTTAGGTTTTGAAGCTTTAATCCGTTGGCAACATCCTACTCTGGGATTAATATCTCCTGATAAATTTATACCTTTAGCAGAGAAAAGTGGCTTAATTATCGAAATTGACGCATGGGTTTTACAAGCAGCTTGTCGTCAACTCCGCAACTGGCAACGGCAATTTCCTAATTACTTTGATTCTCTTACAGTCAGCGTCAATCTTTCTAGCCAACAATTAGCACTTCCTAATTTAGTTGCACAGGTCAAGCATATCTTACAAGACGCTGGTTTGCAGTCTCAAAACTTAGTCCTAGAAATTACTGAGACAGCTATGGTAGAAAATGCAGTTACTGCCAAACAAACACTAGAAAATCTGCGGAAACTAGGAGTGCGGATATATATTGATGATTTTGGTACTGGCTATTCTTCTCTGAGCCGACTTTATGAACTGCCACTTGATGTATTAAAGATTGACCGTTCTTTCGTCCAAAAACTAGATTTATCAACCGGAAAGCACGTAGTTCGGGCAATTATCAACCTAGCCCATGACTTAGGAATTGAAGTGATTGCCGAGGGAGTAGAAACCGTTGAACAAATTTTAAAACTTCAGTTACTTGGTTGTACTAAAGGACAAGGGTATTTCTTTGCCAAGCCTCTAGAAAATCATGAAGCTACAGATTTACTCTGGAAATTGGCAGTTAATACCTAA
- a CDS encoding response regulator: MNTKKVLVIDDEDDIREVAKISLEIMAGLEVILARTSSEGLEKAENEQPDAILLDVMLPDMDGLMTFQKLQSNPATKHIPVILLTAKVQASDQRRFADLAVKAMIAKPFKPAQLAEQLLVALGWKK; encoded by the coding sequence ATGAACACAAAAAAAGTTTTGGTGATAGATGATGAAGATGATATTCGGGAAGTGGCAAAAATTAGCCTAGAAATCATGGCAGGATTAGAAGTGATTTTGGCTAGAACTAGCAGCGAAGGACTAGAAAAAGCTGAAAATGAGCAACCTGATGCAATTTTGCTGGATGTAATGCTGCCAGATATGGACGGGTTAATGACATTTCAAAAACTCCAGTCTAACCCAGCAACAAAGCATATTCCCGTGATTCTACTCACTGCCAAAGTTCAAGCCTCAGATCAACGCCGCTTTGCTGATTTGGCTGTCAAAGCCATGATTGCTAAACCCTTTAAACCAGCTCAATTAGCTGAACAGTTGTTAGTAGCTTTAGGCTGGAAAAAATGA